The Vicinamibacteria bacterium genome has a segment encoding these proteins:
- a CDS encoding STN domain-containing protein: MKGAIVACSLALLACSGSRRSFEAGEEAARRDDWDLAVEHYERAASQEPESLEYRIALEFARFEASRAHLREARERLEAGDSLVAASELEAALEYDPGNRFAESELRELRRRAEPPLESDPPDHGQILFGPEPVLDPFSDAPLNLRFAEETSLRKVLEALSRLSGVNILFDESYRDRLVTVDLKDVTFAQALELLLSTNGLYYKTLSSSAVRVAR, translated from the coding sequence GTGAAGGGCGCGATCGTCGCCTGTTCGCTCGCCCTGCTGGCCTGCAGTGGGTCCCGGAGGTCCTTCGAGGCGGGAGAGGAAGCAGCGAGACGCGATGATTGGGATCTGGCGGTCGAGCACTACGAGCGTGCCGCCTCGCAAGAGCCCGAGTCCCTCGAGTACCGGATCGCTCTGGAGTTCGCGCGCTTCGAAGCGTCTCGCGCCCACCTTCGTGAAGCGCGAGAGCGCCTCGAGGCCGGAGATTCGTTGGTCGCCGCTTCCGAGCTCGAAGCGGCTTTGGAGTACGATCCGGGCAATCGTTTCGCCGAGAGCGAGCTTCGGGAGTTGAGGCGGCGGGCGGAACCCCCGCTGGAATCCGACCCGCCCGACCATGGGCAAATCCTCTTCGGACCCGAGCCGGTGCTCGATCCTTTCTCGGATGCCCCCTTGAACCTGCGCTTCGCCGAGGAGACGAGCCTCCGCAAGGTTCTCGAAGCCTTGAGCCGGCTTTCGGGAGTGAACATCCTTTTCGACGAGTCGTACCGTGACCGGCTCGTGACGGTCGACTTGAAGGACGTGACCTTCGCCCAGGCACTCGAGTTATTGCTCTCGACCAACGGGCTCTACTACAAAACGTTGAGCTCGTCGGCGGTGCGAGTCGCCCGGTAA
- a CDS encoding cyclic nucleotide-binding domain-containing protein, translated as MKSRSGWSQIKRRYPSGTIVFEENDPGKRMYVIRSGRIRIYRRVGKEEVELATLGPGDFFGEMALLEGLPRSASAQVLDDCELIEVDAETFEAMIHNSSEIAVRIMRALAARVRELDFRLQNLLADSGVGRAIEVLRWLRPKGRREGDYVRLDASRVHVSITAQARLPPGEAQEVLERLRNAGCIFEDGPDVLIDAGDRLDQYAIYLDLKRRYQPNDRIPVEANTVVLEDKKKAVQRLLKALRVQGYEDGGDDALSVQYQRYMELRRRFDRDA; from the coding sequence ATGAAGAGTCGCTCCGGTTGGTCCCAAATCAAGCGCCGATACCCATCCGGCACCATCGTCTTCGAAGAGAACGATCCGGGAAAACGAATGTACGTGATCCGGAGTGGCAGAATCCGGATCTATCGCAGGGTCGGCAAGGAAGAGGTCGAGCTGGCGACCCTGGGGCCGGGCGACTTCTTCGGAGAAATGGCCCTGCTCGAGGGCCTCCCACGATCCGCCAGTGCCCAGGTGCTCGACGATTGCGAGCTCATCGAAGTCGACGCGGAGACCTTCGAGGCCATGATCCACAACAGCTCGGAAATTGCCGTGCGAATCATGCGCGCGCTGGCCGCGCGCGTCAGAGAGCTCGACTTCCGGCTGCAGAATCTACTCGCGGATAGCGGCGTGGGCCGAGCGATCGAGGTGCTTCGTTGGCTTCGTCCAAAGGGTCGGCGCGAGGGCGACTACGTTCGCCTCGATGCCTCCCGAGTGCACGTCAGCATCACCGCGCAGGCGCGGCTTCCGCCCGGGGAGGCCCAGGAAGTGCTCGAACGGCTTCGAAATGCGGGCTGCATCTTCGAAGACGGTCCCGACGTTCTGATCGACGCCGGCGATCGCCTCGACCAATACGCGATCTATCTCGATCTGAAGAGGCGCTATCAGCCGAACGATCGTATCCCGGTCGAGGCCAACACCGTCGTTCTGGAAGACAAAAAGAAAGCCGTTCAGCGGCTACTGAAGGCTCTCCGAGTCCAGGGATATGAGGATGGCGGAGACGATGCCCTGAGCGTGCAGTACCAGCGATACATGGAGCTGAGGCGCCGGTTCGATCGGGACGCGTAG
- a CDS encoding DUF481 domain-containing protein, with protein sequence DITNRLFWVVGGGWDRDKNAGIENRSIVYGGVGHTWRQSEHMAFKTDYTLTFTRRIDFVEDPERDKDFSEVRLSWDYMHKLRSETQFDSDFEFFVNTSDASDYRFNTPNTVTTNLTNILALRFGVQFLYQNVPALEEITLFDLDPAGGGVPIGTAIVRKKKLDTVLKFSLVVTF encoded by the coding sequence CGACATCACCAATCGCCTCTTCTGGGTGGTGGGCGGCGGCTGGGACCGGGACAAGAATGCGGGCATCGAGAATCGCTCCATCGTTTACGGGGGCGTGGGCCATACGTGGCGCCAAAGCGAGCACATGGCATTCAAGACCGACTACACGCTCACGTTCACCCGAAGAATCGACTTCGTCGAGGACCCGGAGCGCGACAAAGACTTTTCCGAGGTTCGGCTGTCGTGGGACTACATGCACAAGCTCCGTTCCGAGACACAGTTCGACAGCGACTTCGAGTTCTTCGTCAACACGAGCGACGCGAGCGACTACCGCTTCAACACTCCGAACACGGTGACGACGAATCTCACCAACATCTTGGCCCTTCGTTTCGGGGTCCAGTTTCTTTATCAGAATGTTCCCGCACTCGAAGAGATCACCTTGTTCGATCTCGATCCCGCCGGGGGCGGAGTGCCGATTGGGACCGCGATCGTCCGAAAGAAGAAGCTCGACACCGTCCTCAAGTTCTCCCTCGTCGTTACCTTTTGA